The following are encoded together in the Bernardetia sp. genome:
- a CDS encoding DinB family protein encodes MNQSNIAVLKQLDELLNQLSDIEYAHPLEIISQNTIGKHVRHILEFYTCLLDGIENKSVDYDARKRNLDLENYTKKALETSQSIAEKLQNLDNKTELELFATLPHARTKLTSTTERELYYVLEHTIHHFAIIKIAVRNAFPHINIADEFGVAYATLQHQETISN; translated from the coding sequence ATGAATCAATCTAATATTGCTGTTTTGAAGCAGCTTGATGAACTTTTAAATCAACTTTCAGATATAGAATACGCCCATCCGTTAGAAATAATTTCACAAAATACGATAGGAAAACACGTTAGACATATTTTAGAGTTTTACACTTGTTTATTGGATGGAATAGAAAATAAATCAGTAGATTATGATGCTCGTAAGCGCAATCTTGATTTAGAAAACTACACTAAAAAAGCATTAGAAACATCTCAAAGTATTGCCGAAAAGCTTCAAAATTTGGATAACAAAACCGAACTAGAGCTTTTTGCTACACTACCACACGCTAGAACAAAGCTGACTTCTACAACTGAAAGAGAACTCTATTATGTTTTAGAACATACGATTCATCATTTTGCCATTATCAAGATTGCTGTTAGAAATGCTTTTCCACATATTAATATTGCAGATGAATTTGGTGTCGCTTATGCAACGCTCCAACATCAAGAAACCATTTCTAACTAA